One Methylophaga marina DNA window includes the following coding sequences:
- a CDS encoding citrate synthase: MSDFLPGLEGVPATKSAISFIDGEKGILSYRGYPLETLAENSTFEETTLLLLDGELPTKKALNDFSQQLKDNYRIKYHIRQMMRHFPHTGHPMDMLQTAVSSLGMFYPGTECLTDANSCEDLDYVRNMTVNIIAQMAPLVAMWEHIRNGWDPINPKHDLSVAENLLYMFNGEEPDPLMAKIMDVCLILHAEHTLNASTFAALVAGSTLATPYSVISAAIGTLSGPLHGGANQRVVGMLQEIGSPKNVESWVDQKLKNKEVIWGMGHREYKVKDPRATILHKLVEQLVAERGGHLDDMFVTALKLEEVCADRLGHKGVYPNVDFYSGILYSEMGIPEDEFTALFAVARSAGWLAHWREQICDNRIYRPTQIYVGSDMRDYTPIDQR; the protein is encoded by the coding sequence ATGAGTGATTTTTTACCAGGCCTGGAAGGTGTACCCGCAACAAAGTCAGCCATTTCATTTATTGATGGTGAAAAAGGCATACTGAGTTATCGAGGTTATCCTCTCGAAACTCTTGCTGAAAACAGTACATTCGAAGAGACCACACTGCTTTTGTTAGACGGTGAGTTACCGACTAAGAAAGCCTTAAATGATTTTTCCCAACAGTTAAAAGACAACTACCGCATCAAATATCATATTCGTCAGATGATGCGTCATTTCCCCCATACCGGTCATCCCATGGATATGCTGCAAACAGCGGTATCCAGTCTGGGCATGTTCTACCCGGGTACGGAGTGTCTGACAGATGCCAATAGCTGTGAAGACCTTGATTACGTGCGTAATATGACGGTGAATATCATTGCGCAAATGGCACCGCTGGTGGCGATGTGGGAACACATCCGCAATGGTTGGGACCCTATTAATCCAAAACATGATCTGTCGGTCGCGGAAAACTTGTTATACATGTTTAACGGTGAAGAACCGGATCCACTCATGGCTAAGATCATGGATGTATGTTTGATTTTGCATGCAGAACACACCTTGAATGCTTCAACGTTTGCAGCATTGGTCGCGGGTTCGACACTGGCCACACCTTATAGCGTGATTTCAGCTGCCATCGGTACCTTATCTGGCCCGTTACATGGCGGCGCAAATCAACGCGTCGTTGGCATGTTACAAGAGATTGGTTCTCCGAAAAATGTCGAAAGCTGGGTTGACCAGAAACTAAAAAATAAAGAAGTTATCTGGGGAATGGGGCATCGCGAGTACAAGGTTAAAGACCCTCGTGCCACTATTTTGCACAAACTGGTAGAACAGTTAGTTGCAGAACGTGGTGGTCATCTGGATGATATGTTCGTTACTGCCCTAAAACTGGAAGAAGTCTGTGCTGATCGCCTCGGCCATAAAGGCGTTTACCCGAATGTTGATTTCTATTCCGGCATTCTCTACAGCGAAATGGGTATTCCTGAAGACGAGTTCACCGCGTTGTTTGCTGTAGCTCGTTCAGCGGGTTGGTTAGCGCATTGG